One window from the genome of Enterobacter asburiae encodes:
- the sodA gene encoding superoxide dismutase [Mn], whose translation MSYTLPSLPYAYDALEPHFDKQTMEIHHTKHHQTYVNNANAALESLPEFANLSAEELITKLDQLPADKKTVLRNNAGGHANHSLFWKGLKTGTTLQGDLKAAIERDFGSVDNFKAEFEKAAATRFGSGWAWLVLKGDKLAVVSTANQDSPLMGEAISGASGFPILGLDVWEHAYYLKFQNRRPDYIKAFWDVVNWDEAAARFAAKK comes from the coding sequence ATGAGTTATACACTGCCATCCCTGCCGTATGCCTACGACGCACTGGAACCGCATTTCGACAAGCAGACGATGGAAATCCATCACACTAAACACCACCAGACCTATGTGAACAACGCGAACGCCGCGCTGGAAAGCCTGCCAGAGTTCGCTAACCTGTCTGCTGAAGAGCTGATCACCAAGCTGGACCAGCTGCCAGCGGACAAGAAAACCGTTCTGCGTAACAACGCTGGCGGCCACGCAAACCACAGCCTGTTCTGGAAAGGCCTGAAGACCGGTACCACCCTGCAGGGCGACCTGAAAGCGGCTATCGAGCGCGACTTCGGCTCTGTTGACAACTTCAAAGCGGAATTCGAAAAAGCCGCTGCAACCCGTTTCGGCTCTGGCTGGGCGTGGCTGGTTCTGAAAGGCGACAAGCTGGCGGTAGTGTCTACTGCTAACCAGGACTCCCCGCTGATGGGTGAAGCAATTTCTGGCGCATCCGGCTTCCCAATTCTGGGCCTGGACGTGTGGGAACACGCTTACTACCTGAAATTCCAGAACCGTCGCCCGGACTACATCAAAGCCTTCTGGGACGTGGTGAACTGGGACGAAGCAGCAGCACGTTTCGCCGCTAAAAAATAA
- the yiiM gene encoding 6-hydroxyaminopurine reductase, which yields MHYPVNVFTGKVREYDGSRPSAIAKIQVDGELTLTDLGLAGDEQAEKKIHGGPERALCHYPREHYQHWKTEFPEQADLFVAPAFGENLSTEGLTEENVFIGDIYRWGDALIQVTQPRSPCFKLNYHFGIQDMSAQLQTAGKTGWLYRVVLAGQVSADAPLELASRLSDVSVYDACAIAWHMPFDDEQYHRLLSAAGLSTSWTRTMQKRRLSSRIEDNSRRLWGK from the coding sequence ATGCATTACCCGGTGAACGTGTTTACAGGCAAGGTCAGGGAGTACGACGGCAGCCGCCCAAGCGCCATCGCCAAAATTCAGGTCGACGGCGAGCTGACGTTAACCGACCTCGGGTTGGCGGGTGACGAGCAGGCCGAAAAGAAAATCCACGGCGGGCCCGAGCGCGCGCTGTGCCACTATCCTCGCGAACACTATCAGCACTGGAAAACCGAGTTCCCCGAGCAGGCGGACCTCTTCGTCGCCCCCGCGTTTGGCGAGAATCTCTCCACCGAAGGGCTCACCGAAGAGAACGTGTTTATCGGTGATATCTACCGCTGGGGCGATGCCCTGATTCAGGTGACGCAGCCGCGCTCGCCGTGCTTCAAGCTCAACTACCATTTCGGCATTCAGGATATGTCTGCTCAGCTGCAAACAGCAGGCAAAACCGGCTGGCTGTACCGCGTGGTGCTGGCAGGGCAGGTTTCAGCGGACGCGCCGCTTGAGCTGGCGTCGCGCCTGAGCGATGTGTCTGTTTATGACGCCTGCGCCATTGCCTGGCATATGCCGTTTGACGACGAGCAGTATCACCGCCTGCTGTCGGCGGCGGGGTTATCGACCAGCTGGACAAGAACGATGCAGAAGCGGCGTTTAAGCAGCAGGATCGAGGATAATTCGCGGAGATTGTGGGGGAAGTAG
- the cpxA gene encoding envelope stress sensor histidine kinase CpxA, protein MIGSLTARIFAIFWLTLALVLMLVLMLPKLDSRQMTELLDSEQRQGVMIEQHVEAELANDPPNDLMWWRRLFRAIDKWAPPGQRLLLVTSEGRVIGADRNEMQIIRNFIGQADNADHPQKKKYGRVEMVGPFSVRDGEDNYQLYLIRPASNSQSDFINLLFDRPLLLLIVTMLVSSPLLLWLAWSLAKPARKLKNAADEVAQGNLRQHPELEAGPQEFLAAGTSFNQMVSALDRMMTAQQRLLSDISHELRTPLTRLQLGTALLRRRSGESKELERIETEAHRLDSMINDLLVMSRNQQKNALVSETVKANHLWHEVLDNAAFEAEQMGKSFTVNFPPGPWPLYGNPNTLESALENIVRNALRYSHTKIEVAFSVDKDGITVIVDDDGPGVSPEDREQIFRPFYRTDEARDRESGGTGLGLAIVETAMQQHRGWVKADDSPLGGLRLTLWLPLYKRS, encoded by the coding sequence ATGATAGGAAGCTTAACCGCCCGCATCTTCGCCATCTTCTGGCTGACGCTGGCACTGGTTTTAATGCTCGTACTGATGTTGCCAAAACTCGACTCACGCCAGATGACGGAGCTGCTCGACAGCGAGCAGCGTCAGGGCGTGATGATCGAGCAGCACGTGGAAGCCGAGCTGGCAAACGATCCGCCGAACGATTTAATGTGGTGGCGCAGGCTGTTTCGCGCTATCGACAAGTGGGCGCCGCCCGGACAACGCCTGCTGCTGGTGACCAGCGAAGGCCGCGTCATTGGGGCCGATCGCAATGAAATGCAGATTATCCGCAACTTCATTGGCCAGGCGGATAACGCCGATCATCCCCAGAAGAAGAAATATGGCCGCGTAGAAATGGTGGGGCCTTTCTCCGTCAGAGACGGAGAGGATAATTATCAGCTCTACCTGATCCGTCCGGCGAGTAACTCCCAGTCTGATTTTATCAACCTGCTGTTTGACCGCCCTCTCCTGCTGCTGATTGTCACCATGCTGGTCAGCTCGCCGCTGCTGTTATGGCTGGCGTGGAGCCTGGCAAAACCGGCGCGTAAGCTGAAGAATGCCGCCGATGAAGTGGCGCAGGGTAACCTGCGACAACACCCTGAACTGGAAGCCGGACCGCAGGAGTTCCTGGCCGCCGGGACCAGTTTTAACCAGATGGTGAGCGCGCTCGATCGCATGATGACCGCACAGCAACGCCTGCTGTCGGATATCTCGCACGAGCTGCGTACCCCGCTTACGCGCTTGCAGCTTGGCACCGCGCTCCTGCGCCGCCGCAGCGGTGAGAGCAAAGAGCTGGAGCGTATTGAGACGGAAGCTCACCGCCTGGACAGCATGATCAACGATCTGCTGGTGATGTCGCGCAATCAGCAGAAAAACGCGCTGGTGAGCGAAACGGTGAAAGCCAATCACCTGTGGCACGAGGTGCTGGACAACGCAGCGTTCGAAGCGGAACAGATGGGTAAATCCTTCACCGTCAACTTCCCGCCGGGCCCGTGGCCGCTATACGGTAACCCCAACACGCTGGAAAGCGCGCTGGAGAACATCGTGCGTAACGCCCTGCGCTACTCGCATACCAAGATTGAGGTGGCGTTCTCGGTGGATAAAGACGGGATCACCGTCATTGTCGATGACGACGGCCCCGGCGTCAGCCCGGAAGACCGCGAGCAGATTTTCCGTCCGTTCTATCGTACCGATGAGGCGCGCGACCGGGAATCGGGTGGTACGGGACTGGGTCTGGCGATTGTTGAAACCGCCATGCAGCAGCACCGTGGCTGGGTGAAAGCCGACGACAGCCCGCTGGGTGGACTACGGTTAACGCTGTGGCTACCGTTGTATAAGCGTTCGTAG